Below is a genomic region from Isosphaeraceae bacterium EP7.
CCTGGTCCAGAAGCTGGCCAATGACCAGGTCGACACCAAGCCCAAGCCATTCGCCATCCTCGACGGCACCGGGAAGCTGGCCCCCGGGATCGTCGAGATGGCCAGGCTTCGCAATGACATGCTCGACCCGGCGCAATCGGGCAAGGCCCAGGGCAAGTCGGCCGGCCAGGTCCGAGGGGCCCGGTTCGAGCCGACGATCGTCGCGGTCGACAATGCGACGCTGGACGCGAAGCGGTTGGAGCTTTCCGACCAGATCCGCGACGGCAAGCTCTTCGCCTTCGTCGAGATCCCGGCCGGGGTGATCGATCCCGCGTCCGACGAGAAGATGATCTATCACTCGAACGAGCCGAGCGCCAACGACCTCTCCAACTGGTTGCAGGCGACGGTCGGCGCCCAGGTCCAGGGGCTCCGATTCTCCGACGCCAAGCTCGACCCCACGCTCGTCGCCCGGATCAACCGGCCGATCCCCCTGGACCAGAGAGGCCTGGTTCAGCGCGGGGCGGACGGGGGGGTGGGTCAGGCGGCCCAGGTGGACAAGATCCGCCTGATCGCGGCGCCGGCGGCGCTCATGTTCCTGCTCTTCATGGTCGTCATGTCGAGCGCCCCGCAGATGCTCAACAGCGTCCTGGAAGAGAAGATGAGCCGGATCAGCGAGGTCCTGCTCGGCTCGGTCACGCCGTTCGAGTTGATGATGGGCAA
It encodes:
- a CDS encoding ABC transporter permease — its product is MRKIFVVASTEFANAVRTKAFVIGVLMLPLIMVGSILVQKLANDQVDTKPKPFAILDGTGKLAPGIVEMARLRNDMLDPAQSGKAQGKSAGQVRGARFEPTIVAVDNATLDAKRLELSDQIRDGKLFAFVEIPAGVIDPASDEKMIYHSNEPSANDLSNWLQATVGAQVQGLRFSDAKLDPTLVARINRPIPLDQRGLVQRGADGGVGQAAQVDKIRLIAAPAALMFLLFMVVMSSAPQMLNSVLEEKMSRISEVLLGSVTPFELMMGKLIGGAGVSLVLAALYVGGGYGVAWYYGYSDAISPGLFASFVLFMVMAVVLYGSLYLAVGASCSELKDAQTLMMPVMLVSMFPIFVWTAILQAPSSTFSVVTSMIPFATPYLMLLRMGLQPTPPAWQVGVSIVLTLATTVGCVWAAGKIFRTGLLMHGKAPSLLEMARWVTAR